One window from the genome of Solea solea chromosome 2, fSolSol10.1, whole genome shotgun sequence encodes:
- the tpt1 gene encoding translationally-controlled tumor protein homolog, with product MLVYVDIISGDEMFSDALKIIDKGFLIEVEGKTVTRSDVLDESKIGANKSAEEVEEASEMGSVSGCDIILNHKLQKTGFDKKQYTTYVKNYVKQLKEKLLESNPDRVNDFMKEAPAAVAQLLKNFKNFDFYTGESSDSEGMVGLLDYREDGVTPYMVFFKDGLRIEKF from the exons ATGCTCGTCTACGTGGATATCATCAGCG GTGATGAGATGTTCTCAGATGCCCTAAAAATCATCGACAAAGGGTTCTTAATAGAAGTTGAAGGAAAG ACTGTGACCAGGTCGGATGTGTTGGATGAGTCTAAAATTGGAGCCAACAAGTCTGCTGAGGAAGTCGAAGAGGCCAGTGAGATGGGAAGTGTTAGTGGGTGTGACATCATCCTTAACCATAAACTTCAGAAGACGGGGTTCGATAAGAAGCAGTACACGACCTACGTTAAGAATTATGTCAAGCA GCTAAAGGAAAAGCTTCTGGAGTCCAATCCAGATAGAGTGAATGACTTCATGAAAGAGGCCCCAGCAGCTGTCGCACAGCTCCTGAAAAACTTCAAAAACTTTGAC TTTTACACGGGAGAGTCTTCGGACTCAGAAGGCATGGTGGGGCTGCTGGATTACCGTGAAGATGGCGTGACCCCGTACATGGTTTTCTTCAAAGATGGCCTGAGGATTGAGAAATTT TAA